The Beijerinckiaceae bacterium RH AL1 genome has a segment encoding these proteins:
- the gdh gene encoding Glucose 1-dehydrogenase (ID:RHAL1_01212;~source:Prodigal:2.6) has product MTDLHPKHPAAPAAPGDVPEPKVGYPSFLEGQPAIVTGANSGIGEAVAIGLARAGADVAVNYVTHPETAEEVAHKIEGYGRKALVIKADVSKEDEVVAMYKRAIAELGTVHISVSNAGLQRDSAFTEMTLEQWNTVIGVNLTGQFLCQREAAREFLRRGVDEKVSVAAGKMICMSSVHQVIPWAGHANYASSKGGIKLLMESMAQELAPHRVRVNAIGPGAIRTPINTAAWQTPEAYKSLMTLVPYKRIGEPDDIAQAAAWLASDHADYVTGATLFVDGGMTLYPGFATGG; this is encoded by the coding sequence ATGACCGACCTCCATCCCAAGCATCCCGCCGCCCCCGCCGCTCCCGGCGACGTTCCCGAGCCGAAGGTTGGCTACCCATCGTTTCTCGAAGGCCAGCCGGCGATCGTCACCGGCGCCAACTCGGGCATCGGCGAGGCCGTCGCGATCGGCTTGGCCCGCGCCGGCGCCGACGTTGCCGTCAACTACGTGACGCATCCCGAGACCGCCGAGGAGGTCGCCCACAAGATCGAGGGTTACGGGCGCAAGGCGCTGGTGATCAAGGCCGACGTCTCCAAGGAAGACGAGGTCGTCGCCATGTACAAGCGGGCCATCGCCGAGCTCGGCACGGTGCACATCTCCGTCTCCAACGCCGGCCTGCAGCGCGACTCCGCCTTCACCGAGATGACGCTCGAGCAGTGGAACACGGTCATCGGCGTCAACCTCACCGGCCAGTTCCTGTGCCAGCGCGAGGCCGCGCGCGAGTTCTTGCGCCGCGGCGTCGACGAGAAGGTGTCGGTTGCGGCCGGCAAGATGATCTGCATGAGCTCGGTGCACCAGGTGATCCCGTGGGCCGGGCACGCCAACTACGCGTCGTCGAAAGGCGGCATCAAGCTGCTCATGGAATCGATGGCGCAGGAGCTGGCGCCGCATCGCGTGCGCGTTAACGCGATCGGTCCCGGCGCCATCCGCACGCCGATCAACACGGCGGCCTGGCAGACGCCCGAGGCCTACAAGAGCCTGATGACGCTCGTGCCCTACAAGCGCATCGGCGAGCCCGACGACATCGCCCAGGCCGCCGCATGGCTCGCCTCCGACCATGCCGACTACGTCACCGGCGCCACGTTGTTCGTCGACGGCGGCATGACGCTCTATCCCGGGTTCGCGACCGGCGGCTGA
- a CDS encoding Histidine phosphatase family protein (ID:RHAL1_01215;~source:Prodigal:2.6): MTARLLMIAHAETTATRRAAFPAGEGLDARGRDAAAAFAVPRHDLAVASPAPAARETAAVLALAAQEVAALDDLDVGTWAGRSLAEVATADPVGAAAFLADPTFAGHGGESLEALIARVGACLETWREHRGSLVAVSHAAVLRAATLAVLGAPASAFWHIDVPPLGALAFTSDGRRWALRAR; this comes from the coding sequence ATGACGGCCCGCCTGCTGATGATCGCCCACGCCGAGACGACGGCGACGCGGCGTGCCGCGTTCCCGGCCGGCGAGGGGCTCGATGCGCGCGGGCGCGACGCGGCGGCGGCGTTCGCCGTGCCGCGCCACGATCTCGCCGTCGCGAGCCCGGCGCCGGCGGCGCGCGAGACCGCAGCGGTGCTGGCGCTGGCGGCGCAAGAGGTGGCCGCCCTCGACGATCTCGATGTCGGCACCTGGGCCGGCCGGTCGCTCGCCGAGGTGGCGACCGCAGATCCCGTCGGGGCCGCGGCCTTTCTCGCCGATCCGACCTTTGCCGGGCACGGCGGTGAGTCGCTCGAAGCGCTCATCGCGCGGGTCGGCGCGTGTCTAGAGACCTGGCGCGAGCATCGCGGCAGCCTCGTCGCGGTGAGCCATGCGGCGGTGCTGCGCGCCGCGACACTCGCGGTGCTCGGCGCGCCGGCTTCGGCCTTCTGGCACATCGACGTCCCGCCGCTTGGCGCGCTCGCCTTCACGAGCGACGGGCGGCGATGGGCGCTGCGCGCGCGGTGA
- a CDS encoding putative membrane protein, predicted cobalt tansporter CbtA (ID:RHAL1_01216;~source:Prodigal:2.6) yields MPQLLLRGMLVGVLAGLLAFTFAKVYGEPQVDRAIAVESAIAKAKGETPEPELVSRAVQSTLGLFTGVVVVGGALGGIFALLFALLWGRFATTLTPRAFAALLAAIAFVIATLVPDLKYPANPPSIGEPETIGLRTGLYFSMIAISIVAALAAFSLRKMVAARLGAWDATLVGAFAFVVMIAIACYALPTVNEVPEIFPAQTLWTFRLVSLGIQAILWGGIGLMFGALTERSLRV; encoded by the coding sequence ATGCCTCAGCTGCTCCTCCGCGGCATGCTGGTCGGCGTGCTCGCCGGCCTGCTCGCCTTCACCTTCGCCAAAGTCTACGGCGAGCCGCAGGTCGATCGCGCGATCGCCGTCGAGAGCGCCATCGCCAAGGCCAAGGGCGAGACGCCGGAGCCTGAGCTCGTCAGCCGCGCCGTGCAGTCGACGCTCGGCCTCTTCACCGGCGTCGTGGTCGTCGGCGGCGCGCTCGGCGGCATCTTCGCCCTGCTCTTCGCGCTGCTCTGGGGCCGCTTCGCGACGACGCTGACGCCTCGAGCCTTCGCCGCGCTGCTGGCAGCGATCGCCTTCGTCATCGCCACCCTCGTGCCCGACCTGAAGTACCCGGCCAATCCGCCGTCGATCGGCGAGCCCGAGACGATCGGGCTGCGCACCGGGCTCTACTTCTCGATGATCGCGATCTCGATCGTCGCGGCGCTGGCGGCGTTCAGCTTGCGCAAGATGGTCGCCGCGCGCCTCGGCGCCTGGGACGCCACCCTCGTCGGCGCCTTCGCCTTCGTCGTGATGATCGCGATCGCCTGCTACGCGCTGCCCACCGTCAACGAGGTGCCCGAGATCTTCCCCGCGCAGACGCTGTGGACGTTCCGGCTCGTCAGCCTCGGCATCCAGGCCATCCTGTGGGGCGGCATCGGGCTGATGTTCGGCGCGCTGACGGAGCGCAGCTTGCGCGTTTGA
- a CDS encoding Glucosidase (ID:RHAL1_01213;~source:Prodigal:2.6), translated as MKIEMPNAPHRAVADCVEAQRLAEADRGTPWRKFGPYLSDRQWGTVREDYSADGEAWSYLPHDQARSKAYRWGEDAIAGFADDKLAACLGLALWNGKDPILKERLFGLTNSQGNHGEDVKELYYYVDGTPTHSYMRMLYKYPQAAFPYQDLLDTNARRSLTEREYELIDTGLFDDDRYFDVTVEYAKAGPEDVLMLITVANRGDANAPLDVLPQLWSRNTWTWSGDASLRPRLAADGVRAVTIAHPALPPMRLECDGDPELLFCDNETNQKRLYNVDAPGYFKDGINDYVVEGKAAAVNPERIGTKVAARYRLDVPAKGEAVIRVRLRRADEAHGPFVDFDAVMQTRRDECDAFYAALQAGMDDADARLVQRQAFAGMLWSKQYYGYDIRTWLAGDEAEPPPPPERRHGRNCDWQHFFSDDIFSMPDAWEYPWFAAWDLAFHCVTFALIDPAFAKAQLVLLLQSRFLHPNGQLPAYEWNFADTNPPVHALAALQIYDIDRARSGKPDLTFLRRVYHKLTLNFTWWINRQDAQDRNIFEGGFLGLDNISLFNRSGTLPEGGHLDQADGTAWAAVYALNLMRLSIELALDDHVYEDMAIKFFEHFLLIAGAVHREIGSHHDGLWDETDGFYYDLLEIPGQDAITLPVRSMVGLIPLFAVELLRGDIFEKLPDFGERVRWLFANRPELSRLVSRWNDRNSADYSLLSLMRKNRLNRVLTRMLDETEFLSSYGIRSVSKVHGAHPAVVWVQGTENRVDYEPGEGTTRLFGGNSNWRGPIWMPVNFLIVVALHRYQTFYGDDFALECPTGSGNKMKLGQIGHEIARRLTHLFLRDEHGRRPIYDDCEKMQHDPHFRDLILFYEHFHGDTGRGLGAAHQTGWTGLVALLLHPPSEIDPEMGEREAPR; from the coding sequence ATGAAGATCGAGATGCCGAATGCGCCGCACCGGGCGGTGGCCGACTGTGTCGAGGCCCAGCGCCTGGCGGAGGCGGATCGCGGCACCCCCTGGCGCAAGTTCGGCCCCTACCTCTCCGACCGGCAATGGGGCACGGTGCGCGAGGACTACAGCGCCGACGGCGAGGCCTGGAGCTACCTGCCGCACGACCAGGCGCGGTCGAAGGCCTATCGCTGGGGCGAGGATGCGATCGCCGGCTTCGCCGACGACAAGCTCGCGGCCTGCCTCGGCCTTGCCCTGTGGAATGGCAAGGACCCGATCCTCAAGGAGCGGCTGTTCGGGCTCACCAACAGCCAGGGCAACCACGGCGAGGACGTCAAGGAGCTCTACTACTACGTCGACGGCACGCCGACGCATTCCTACATGCGGATGCTCTACAAGTATCCGCAGGCGGCCTTCCCCTACCAGGACCTGCTCGACACCAATGCCCGCCGCTCGCTCACCGAGCGCGAGTACGAGCTGATCGACACTGGCCTCTTCGATGACGACCGCTACTTCGACGTCACCGTCGAGTACGCCAAGGCCGGCCCCGAGGACGTGCTCATGCTGATCACCGTCGCCAACCGCGGCGACGCGAACGCGCCGCTCGACGTGCTGCCGCAGCTCTGGTCGCGCAACACCTGGACGTGGTCGGGCGACGCGAGCCTCAGGCCGCGCCTCGCCGCCGACGGCGTCCGCGCGGTGACGATCGCGCATCCCGCGCTGCCGCCGATGCGGCTCGAGTGCGACGGCGATCCCGAGCTGCTCTTCTGCGACAACGAGACCAACCAGAAGCGCCTCTACAACGTCGACGCGCCGGGCTACTTCAAGGACGGCATCAACGACTATGTCGTCGAGGGCAAGGCCGCCGCGGTAAACCCCGAGCGTATCGGCACCAAGGTCGCGGCGCGCTACCGGCTCGATGTGCCGGCGAAAGGCGAGGCCGTCATCAGGGTGCGCCTTCGCCGCGCCGACGAGGCGCACGGCCCCTTCGTCGACTTCGACGCGGTGATGCAGACACGCCGCGACGAGTGCGACGCCTTCTACGCCGCGCTGCAGGCCGGCATGGACGATGCCGACGCCCGCCTCGTGCAGCGCCAGGCCTTCGCCGGCATGTTGTGGAGCAAACAATATTACGGCTACGACATCCGCACTTGGCTCGCCGGCGACGAGGCCGAGCCGCCGCCGCCGCCGGAGCGCCGCCACGGTCGCAATTGCGATTGGCAGCACTTCTTCTCCGACGACATCTTCTCGATGCCGGATGCCTGGGAATATCCGTGGTTCGCGGCCTGGGACCTCGCCTTCCACTGCGTGACCTTCGCGCTGATCGATCCCGCCTTCGCCAAGGCGCAGCTCGTGCTGCTGCTGCAGTCGCGCTTCCTGCACCCGAACGGCCAGCTGCCCGCCTACGAGTGGAACTTCGCCGACACCAACCCGCCGGTGCACGCGCTCGCCGCGCTGCAGATCTACGACATCGACCGCGCGCGATCGGGCAAGCCGGACCTCACCTTCCTGCGCCGCGTCTATCACAAGCTGACGCTGAACTTCACCTGGTGGATCAACCGCCAGGACGCGCAGGACCGCAACATCTTCGAGGGCGGCTTCCTCGGCCTCGACAACATCTCGCTCTTCAACCGCTCCGGCACGCTGCCGGAGGGCGGCCATCTCGACCAGGCCGACGGCACGGCGTGGGCCGCCGTCTACGCCTTGAACCTCATGCGCCTGTCGATCGAGCTGGCGCTCGACGACCACGTCTACGAGGACATGGCGATCAAGTTCTTCGAGCACTTCCTGCTCATCGCCGGCGCCGTGCATCGCGAGATCGGCTCGCACCACGACGGCCTGTGGGACGAGACGGATGGTTTCTACTACGACCTTCTCGAGATCCCGGGCCAGGACGCGATCACCCTGCCCGTGCGCTCGATGGTCGGGCTCATCCCGCTGTTCGCCGTCGAGCTCCTGCGCGGCGACATTTTCGAGAAGCTGCCGGACTTCGGCGAGCGCGTGCGCTGGCTCTTCGCCAACCGCCCCGAGCTGTCGCGGCTCGTCTCGCGCTGGAACGACCGCAACAGCGCCGACTACTCGCTGCTCTCGCTGATGCGCAAGAACCGCCTCAATCGCGTGCTGACGCGCATGCTCGACGAGACGGAGTTCCTGTCGTCCTACGGCATCCGCTCGGTGTCGAAGGTGCACGGCGCGCATCCCGCCGTCGTCTGGGTGCAGGGCACGGAGAACCGCGTCGACTACGAGCCGGGCGAGGGCACGACGCGGCTCTTCGGCGGCAACTCGAACTGGCGCGGGCCGATCTGGATGCCGGTCAACTTCCTCATCGTGGTCGCGCTGCACCGCTACCAGACCTTCTACGGCGACGACTTCGCGCTGGAATGCCCGACGGGCTCGGGCAACAAGATGAAGCTCGGCCAGATCGGCCACGAGATCGCCCGCCGCCTGACCCACCTCTTCCTGCGCGACGAGCACGGCCGGCGGCCCATCTACGACGACTGCGAGAAGATGCAGCACGACCCGCACTTCCGCGACCTGATCCTGTTCTACGAGCACTTCCACGGCGACACCGGCCGCGGCCTCGGCGCGGCGCACCAGACCGGCTGGACCGGCCTCGTCGCGCTGCTGCTGCACCCGCCGAGCGAGATCGACCCCGAGATGGGCGAGCGCGAGGCTCCGCGCTGA
- a CDS encoding hypothetical protein (ID:RHAL1_01214;~conserved protein of unknown function;~source:Prodigal:2.6) produces the protein MSHTVAHKQKLLARVRRIRGQVDAIERALDGEAGCDKVLHLIAGVRGATAGLMAEVVEDHVRSHLVDEEAHPDALDADAVEQLLEVIRTYLK, from the coding sequence ATGTCTCACACAGTCGCCCATAAGCAGAAGCTCCTCGCCCGCGTCCGGCGCATCCGCGGCCAGGTCGATGCCATCGAGCGCGCGCTCGACGGCGAGGCCGGCTGCGACAAGGTTCTGCACCTCATCGCCGGCGTGCGCGGGGCGACGGCGGGCCTGATGGCCGAGGTCGTCGAGGATCACGTGCGCTCGCATCTCGTCGACGAGGAAGCGCACCCCGATGCGCTCGACGCCGACGCGGTCGAGCAGCTGCTCGAGGTCATTCGCACCTACCTGAAATGA
- a CDS encoding Cobalt transporter (ID:RHAL1_01217;~source:Prodigal:2.6): MSISSLANRAVALPQPIPVGAILPWLLFVPLCLLAIYFVGAEEGATSLIKGMYVHEFVHDGRHLLGFPCH; encoded by the coding sequence ATGTCGATCTCCTCCCTCGCCAACCGCGCCGTCGCCCTGCCACAGCCGATCCCGGTCGGCGCCATCCTGCCCTGGCTGCTCTTCGTGCCGCTCTGCCTGCTCGCGATCTACTTCGTCGGCGCCGAGGAAGGCGCCACGTCGCTCATCAAGGGCATGTACGTGCACGAGTTCGTCCACGACGGCCGCCACCTCCTCGGCTTCCCCTGCCACTGA
- a CDS encoding hypothetical protein (ID:RHAL1_01211;~conserved protein of unknown function;~source:Prodigal:2.6), with product MADAHGTPHFHNQPGLPKITVSAKEFMCIGALPPFDHPHIFIDMGDETDIVCSYCSTRFVYDPSLKTPCEPIECFYMPKEEKAA from the coding sequence ATGGCCGACGCGCACGGCACGCCGCACTTCCACAACCAGCCGGGCCTGCCCAAGATCACGGTCAGCGCGAAGGAGTTCATGTGCATCGGCGCGCTGCCGCCGTTCGACCACCCGCACATCTTCATCGACATGGGCGACGAGACGGACATCGTCTGCTCGTACTGCTCGACGCGCTTCGTCTACGATCCCAGCCTGAAGACGCCCTGCGAGCCGATCGAATGCTTCTACATGCCGAAGGAAGAGAAGGCCGCCTGA
- a CDS encoding Monooxygenase FAD-binding protein (ID:RHAL1_01210;~source:Prodigal:2.6) — MRVLIAGAGIGGLTSALALARVGVETTLIERAETLAEAGAGLQLSPNATRILARLGLLDTIAATATRPSGVRVRSARSGRTLSFMPLDTAEARWGAPYLVTRRADLQRALADAVAAEPAIALDLGTALAGFGMTKGRVVAAVARGLVKRSIEADALIGADGIRSAVRARLVGEGTGDAGLDAPQELGRTAWRALVPADAAPEALRNAETGLWLGRDAHLVHYAVAGGSLVNIVAVTRDTTEAAPDLWSQPGDAAVIGKRLAGWHRSARALIEAAPSWTTWPIYDRKPLPAWNAGLIALLGDAAHPILPFFAQGAAQAIEDAQALADAIAATRDVSAALAAYSAARLARATRVQEASRELGRIYHLAGPAGAARNLAMRFAGPRQLLARYDWVYRPSAP, encoded by the coding sequence ATGCGCGTCCTGATCGCCGGCGCCGGGATCGGCGGTCTCACGTCAGCGCTGGCGCTGGCCCGCGTCGGTGTCGAAACGACTCTGATCGAGCGGGCCGAGACGCTCGCCGAGGCCGGCGCCGGCCTCCAACTCTCCCCCAACGCGACGCGCATCCTGGCGCGATTGGGCCTCCTCGACACCATCGCCGCCACGGCGACGCGGCCCTCGGGCGTCCGCGTGCGGTCGGCCCGCAGCGGCCGCACCCTGTCCTTCATGCCGCTCGACACGGCCGAGGCCCGGTGGGGGGCGCCCTACCTCGTCACGCGCCGCGCCGACCTGCAGCGGGCGCTCGCCGACGCCGTGGCGGCGGAGCCCGCCATCGCCCTCGACCTCGGCACCGCGCTCGCCGGCTTCGGCATGACGAAGGGCCGCGTCGTCGCCGCGGTCGCCCGCGGTCTCGTCAAGCGATCGATCGAGGCCGACGCGCTGATCGGCGCCGACGGCATCCGCTCCGCCGTGCGGGCGCGGCTCGTCGGCGAAGGCACCGGCGACGCCGGCCTCGACGCGCCGCAGGAGCTCGGCCGCACCGCCTGGCGCGCGCTCGTCCCCGCCGACGCCGCGCCCGAGGCGCTGCGCAATGCCGAGACGGGGCTCTGGCTCGGACGCGACGCGCATCTCGTCCACTACGCCGTCGCCGGCGGCAGCCTCGTCAACATCGTCGCCGTCACCCGCGACACGACCGAAGCGGCGCCCGACCTGTGGTCGCAGCCCGGCGACGCCGCGGTGATCGGCAAGCGCCTGGCCGGCTGGCACCGCTCGGCACGCGCGCTCATCGAGGCCGCGCCGTCCTGGACGACATGGCCGATCTACGACCGAAAGCCCCTGCCCGCCTGGAACGCCGGCCTGATCGCCCTGCTCGGCGATGCCGCGCATCCGATCCTGCCGTTCTTCGCGCAGGGCGCGGCGCAGGCGATCGAGGACGCGCAGGCGCTCGCCGACGCCATCGCCGCGACGCGCGACGTGAGCGCGGCGCTGGCCGCCTATTCCGCGGCCCGGCTGGCGCGCGCGACGCGCGTGCAGGAGGCCTCCCGCGAGCTCGGCCGCATCTACCACCTGGCCGGGCCGGCCGGCGCCGCGCGCAACCTCGCCATGCGATTCGCCGGTCCGCGCCAGCTGTTGGCGCGCTACGACTGGGTCTATCGGCCGTCCGCTCCGTAA